A window from Zavarzinia compransoris encodes these proteins:
- the htpX gene encoding zinc metalloprotease HtpX: MGYVRTALLLAALTGLFLAVGWLVGGQNGLVIAFLVALAMNAFAYWNSDRMVLSMYGAREVDAAAAPRLHAIVARLADNAGLPMPKVYVIENAQPNAFATGRDPGHAAVAATTGLLNLLSEEEVAGVMAHELAHVKNRDTLVMTVTATIAGAIGMLANFALFFGASSSSNDGERSHPLGPVAGLLVALLAPLAAAMVQFAISRSREYEADRIGAEICGRPLWLASALARLHRGAERVENRAAEANPATAHLFIVNPLHGRAMDGLFTTHPRMENRIERLRRMAIAMGQAGPWS; the protein is encoded by the coding sequence TTGGGTTACGTCCGTACCGCCTTGCTGCTGGCCGCGCTGACGGGCCTGTTCCTGGCCGTCGGCTGGCTCGTCGGCGGACAGAACGGGCTCGTCATCGCCTTTCTGGTCGCCCTGGCGATGAATGCCTTCGCCTATTGGAATTCGGATCGCATGGTCCTGTCGATGTATGGCGCGCGGGAAGTCGATGCGGCCGCGGCGCCGCGCCTTCATGCCATCGTCGCCCGCCTTGCCGACAATGCGGGCCTGCCGATGCCCAAGGTCTATGTGATCGAGAATGCGCAGCCGAACGCCTTCGCCACCGGCCGCGACCCCGGCCATGCGGCAGTCGCCGCCACCACCGGCCTTCTGAACCTCCTCAGCGAGGAAGAAGTGGCGGGCGTGATGGCCCATGAATTGGCCCATGTGAAGAACCGCGACACGCTGGTCATGACCGTCACCGCGACCATTGCGGGCGCCATCGGCATGCTGGCCAATTTCGCCCTGTTCTTCGGCGCCTCCTCGTCCTCGAACGACGGCGAGCGCAGCCATCCGCTGGGCCCGGTCGCCGGCCTGCTGGTCGCCCTGCTGGCGCCGCTGGCCGCCGCCATGGTGCAATTCGCCATCTCGCGCAGCCGGGAATACGAGGCCGACCGCATCGGCGCCGAGATCTGCGGCCGGCCGCTCTGGCTCGCCTCGGCGCTGGCCCGCCTGCACCGGGGCGCGGAGCGGGTGGAGAACCGGGCGGCGGAGGCCAATCCGGCCACGGCCCATCTTTTCATCGTCAATCCCCTTCACGGCCGGGCCATGGATGGGCTATTCACCACCCATCCCCGGATGGAGAACCGGATCGAGCGCCTGCGCCGCATGGCGATCGCGATGGGCCAGGCCGGACCCTGGAGCTGA
- a CDS encoding aspartate-semialdehyde dehydrogenase translates to MGWKVAVVGATGQVGREMLNILAERQFPADTVAALASPKSIGTEVSYGETTLKIQSLEDYDFRGTDIALFSAGGSVSAKWAPKVAAAGCVVVDNSSHFRMEPDVPLIVPEVNAHALGNFRKRNIIANPNCSTAQLVVALKPLHDFAKIRRVVVSTYQSVSGAGNKGMDELFNQTRGLFVNDTVEPKKFPKQIAFNVIPHIDVFMDDGFTKEEWKMAAETRKILDPDIALTATCVRVPVFVGHSEAVNIEFENPITVDQAREILREAPGLMVVDRREDGGYITPLECVGDYATFVSRIRRDPTVADGKGLALWCVSDNLRKGAALNAVQIAEILVARHLKQAA, encoded by the coding sequence ATGGGTTGGAAAGTCGCCGTCGTTGGCGCGACCGGTCAAGTCGGTCGCGAAATGCTGAACATCCTTGCCGAGCGTCAGTTTCCCGCTGACACCGTGGCGGCGCTGGCGTCGCCCAAATCGATCGGCACCGAAGTCAGTTACGGCGAGACTACCCTGAAAATCCAGTCGCTGGAGGATTACGACTTCCGCGGCACCGATATCGCGCTGTTTTCGGCCGGCGGTTCGGTCTCGGCCAAGTGGGCGCCCAAGGTGGCGGCGGCCGGCTGCGTCGTCGTCGACAATTCCTCGCATTTCCGCATGGAGCCGGATGTCCCGCTCATCGTGCCGGAAGTGAATGCCCATGCGCTCGGCAATTTCCGCAAGCGCAACATCATCGCCAACCCGAACTGCTCGACCGCGCAGCTCGTCGTGGCACTGAAGCCGCTGCATGATTTCGCGAAGATCCGCCGCGTCGTCGTCTCGACCTATCAATCGGTCTCGGGCGCCGGCAACAAGGGCATGGACGAGCTTTTCAACCAGACCCGCGGCCTCTTCGTGAACGACACGGTCGAGCCGAAGAAATTCCCGAAGCAGATCGCCTTCAACGTCATCCCCCACATCGACGTCTTCATGGATGACGGCTTCACCAAGGAAGAGTGGAAGATGGCGGCGGAGACCCGGAAGATCCTCGATCCCGATATCGCGCTGACCGCCACCTGCGTGCGTGTGCCGGTCTTCGTCGGCCATTCGGAAGCGGTGAACATCGAGTTCGAGAACCCGATCACCGTCGACCAGGCCCGCGAGATCCTGCGCGAGGCGCCGGGCCTGATGGTCGTCGACCGGCGCGAGGACGGCGGCTATATCACCCCGCTCGAATGCGTGGGCGATTACGCCACCTTCGTCTCGCGCATCCGCCGCGACCCGACCGTTGCCGACGGCAAGGGCCTGGCGCTCTGGTGCGTCTCGGACAACCTGCGCAAGGGGGCGGCGCTGAACGCCGTGCAGATCGCCGAAATCCTGGTCGCGCGCCACCTGAAGCAGGCCGCTTGA
- the rpe gene encoding ribulose-phosphate 3-epimerase yields the protein MQQATRIAPSILSADFARLGEEVRAMDLAGADYIHVDVMDGHFVPNITIGPAVVAALRPHTKKPFDVHLMISPVDLFIEGFAKAGADIISVHPEAGPHLHRTLQTIKAQGVKAGVVLNPATPVAAVETVIDMVDLILVMSVNPGFGGQSFIASQLDKIRALRKLIDATGRAIDLEVDGGINLETAPQAIAAGADVLVAGTASFTGGPAAYAGNISRLRGGA from the coding sequence ATGCAGCAAGCCACCCGCATCGCCCCGTCGATTCTCTCCGCCGACTTTGCCCGCCTGGGCGAGGAAGTCCGCGCGATGGATCTCGCCGGTGCCGACTATATCCATGTCGACGTGATGGACGGCCATTTCGTGCCCAACATCACCATCGGGCCGGCCGTGGTCGCCGCGCTGCGCCCGCACACGAAGAAGCCCTTCGACGTGCATCTGATGATCTCGCCGGTCGATCTCTTCATCGAAGGCTTTGCCAAGGCCGGGGCCGATATCATCTCGGTCCACCCGGAAGCCGGGCCCCACCTGCACCGCACCTTGCAGACGATCAAGGCCCAGGGCGTGAAGGCGGGCGTGGTGCTGAACCCGGCGACCCCGGTCGCCGCGGTCGAGACCGTGATCGACATGGTCGACCTGATCCTGGTCATGTCGGTCAACCCCGGTTTCGGCGGCCAGAGCTTCATCGCCAGCCAGCTCGACAAGATCCGGGCCCTGCGTAAGCTGATCGACGCCACCGGCCGGGCCATCGACCTCGAGGTCGACGGCGGCATCAATCTCGAAACCGCGCCCCAGGCGATCGCCGCCGGGGCCGACGTCCTCGTCGCCGGCACCGCCAGCTTCACCGGCGGGCCTGCCGCCTATGCGGGCAATATCAGCCGTCTGCGCGGCGGCGCCTGA
- a CDS encoding alpha/beta fold hydrolase, protein MGGRFAAHEGRITGAGRRLLVLSHGFGTDQDAWHGIRPWADAHFRTLSYNLAGAGPGGAATYDPRRHASLYGYVDDLLDLLDEQAVERCIFVGHSVSGVIGLAAAVARPALFSRLVLIGASARYLNDGAYAGGFDQSDLDGLYAGMAANYQAWCAGFAPAVVGVPDGEAIADFSRSLFAMRPDIALATSRTIFQSDMRALVPRLERPAHLIQTREDLAVPLGAAEWLQRNIPDATLDVIEARGHLPHMTAPANVVAVLARHLAGTGD, encoded by the coding sequence GTGGGCGGCAGGTTCGCGGCACATGAGGGGCGCATCACGGGCGCGGGGCGCCGGCTTCTCGTACTGTCCCACGGCTTCGGCACCGACCAGGACGCGTGGCACGGCATCCGGCCCTGGGCGGACGCGCATTTCCGCACCCTGTCCTACAATCTGGCCGGGGCCGGGCCCGGGGGGGCGGCGACCTACGACCCGCGGCGCCATGCCTCGCTCTACGGCTATGTCGACGACCTGCTGGACCTTCTCGACGAACAGGCGGTCGAGCGCTGCATCTTCGTCGGCCATTCGGTCAGCGGCGTGATCGGCCTGGCCGCGGCGGTGGCCCGCCCGGCCCTGTTCAGCCGGCTGGTGCTGATCGGCGCCTCGGCCCGCTACCTGAACGACGGCGCCTATGCCGGCGGCTTCGACCAATCCGATCTCGACGGCCTCTACGCCGGGATGGCGGCGAATTACCAGGCCTGGTGCGCCGGTTTCGCCCCCGCCGTGGTCGGCGTGCCCGACGGCGAGGCGATCGCCGATTTTTCCCGCAGCCTTTTCGCCATGCGGCCCGATATCGCGCTCGCCACCTCGCGCACCATCTTCCAGTCCGACATGCGCGCCCTGGTGCCGCGCCTGGAACGTCCCGCCCACCTGATCCAGACGCGGGAAGACCTGGCCGTCCCCCTGGGCGCCGCGGAATGGCTGCAGCGGAACATCCCGGACGCCACCCTCGACGTCATCGAGGCCAGGGGCCACCTGCCCCATATGACCGCGCCCGCCAATGTCGTCGCCGTCCTGGCGCGGCACCTTGCCGGGACCGGAGACTGA
- a CDS encoding aldo/keto reductase gives MQPIPRARLMVGTAGFGAWIGEARAHDIVGRALALGLRRFDTAASYGAAEAILGAALAGRGTAVGIATKISPEADLDLCRPLPGQILALVERSLHRLRRDRLDLLQWHDPLPPALAGPAFATLADLRRQGLIGAIGLCNHDLAALDAVPDIAGTAPVLLQNQHSLLHSDLTPGLTARCAGRGLAVWAWSPLAGGLLAGRYGVADPRPAGSRAARGGWLPVGDTGPLLPALDALKARHGGGLARAALDWVLATPGVTGAILGPSRPEHLDLIGPADPGGDQERAATTIW, from the coding sequence ATGCAGCCGATCCCGCGGGCGCGCCTGATGGTCGGCACGGCCGGCTTCGGCGCCTGGATCGGCGAGGCCCGGGCGCATGACATCGTCGGGCGGGCGCTCGCCCTCGGGCTTCGCCGCTTCGACACCGCCGCGAGCTATGGCGCCGCCGAAGCGATCCTGGGCGCCGCCCTGGCCGGCCGGGGGACGGCGGTCGGGATCGCCACCAAGATCAGCCCGGAGGCCGACCTGGACCTTTGCCGGCCCCTGCCCGGCCAGATCCTCGCCCTGGTCGAGCGCAGCCTGCACCGGCTGCGCCGGGACCGCCTCGATCTCCTGCAATGGCATGATCCCCTGCCGCCGGCCCTGGCCGGGCCGGCCTTCGCGACCCTGGCCGACCTGCGCCGCCAGGGCCTGATCGGGGCCATCGGCCTGTGCAACCACGACCTCGCGGCGCTGGACGCGGTGCCGGACATCGCCGGCACCGCCCCCGTCCTGCTCCAGAACCAGCACAGCCTGCTGCACTCCGACCTGACGCCGGGCCTGACGGCACGCTGCGCCGGGCGCGGGCTGGCGGTCTGGGCCTGGTCGCCGCTGGCCGGCGGGCTGTTGGCGGGGCGCTATGGCGTGGCCGACCCCCGCCCCGCGGGCTCACGCGCGGCCCGGGGCGGCTGGCTGCCGGTCGGCGACACCGGGCCGCTGCTGCCGGCCCTCGACGCGCTGAAGGCAAGGCATGGCGGTGGCCTGGCCCGGGCCGCCCTCGACTGGGTGCTGGCAACGCCCGGGGTGACGGGCGCAATCCTCGGCCCGTCGCGGCCGGAACATCTCGATCTCATCGGGCCGGCGGACCCGGGCGGGGATCAGGAACGGGCGGCGACCACGATCTGGTAG
- a CDS encoding heparinase II/III family protein, whose translation MPGLPPAWTKRSLARAKAAAAGRRLLLGLANSRLSVASLGRAPAVFALNVQYDPVAGSADEANALFQGRYRFAGELLLSPHQTPWTLGGATPEWLEALHDFHWLRHFTAADGDAARRQARALLDGWLKRYGRFDARWWRADLAGRRIAAWVGHLALLLDGADIALREAMLEALMRQLRYIARVFPALPAGPARVDAVVGLALGLLALGHWGRPLARALRRLDDTLGELILADGGIASRNPNDHLAVLEMLVRIRGALAAAGQVPSLALTRAIDRLTPAVRFFRLGDGKLATFHGARPGRTAHIDDILALAAPRGKAPARLPHIGFERLEGRKFTVLFDVGAPPPPGQSGAAHIAPLAFEMSAGRDRLIVSCGAAPGRDGDWQRVGRATAAHSTMTLDDQNAWVPVEDRDIGFRPALPAMATTATRNEAEGQIWVEASHSGYGPRLGLIHRRSIWLDVEGGEIRGEDRVEPRGRAPGRSLPFALRFHLAPDVRATMTGDGSSVLLRTPSGEGWQFRALGGHVALDESVSIADYGPPRRAEQIAVTGSLDAGRATLRWGLKRVEKQA comes from the coding sequence TTGCCGGGTTTGCCCCCGGCCTGGACCAAGCGCAGCCTGGCCCGCGCCAAGGCCGCGGCCGCCGGCCGCCGGCTGCTGCTCGGCCTGGCCAATTCCCGCCTGTCGGTGGCCAGCCTGGGGCGGGCGCCCGCTGTCTTCGCGCTCAATGTCCAATATGATCCGGTCGCCGGTTCGGCGGACGAGGCCAATGCCCTGTTCCAGGGCCGCTACCGCTTTGCCGGGGAATTGCTGCTCTCGCCCCATCAGACGCCCTGGACGCTGGGCGGCGCCACGCCCGAATGGCTGGAAGCGCTGCATGATTTCCACTGGCTGCGCCATTTCACCGCCGCCGACGGCGATGCCGCCCGCCGCCAGGCCCGCGCCCTGCTGGACGGCTGGCTGAAGCGCTATGGCCGCTTCGATGCCCGGTGGTGGCGGGCCGATCTTGCCGGGCGGCGCATCGCCGCCTGGGTCGGCCATCTCGCGCTGTTGCTGGACGGTGCCGATATCGCGCTCCGCGAGGCGATGCTCGAAGCGCTGATGCGGCAGCTGCGCTATATCGCCCGGGTGTTTCCGGCCCTGCCGGCGGGCCCGGCGCGGGTCGACGCGGTGGTCGGCCTTGCCCTCGGCCTGCTCGCGCTCGGGCATTGGGGCCGGCCGCTGGCCAGGGCCCTGCGCCGCCTGGACGATACGCTGGGCGAGCTGATCCTGGCCGACGGCGGCATCGCCAGCCGCAACCCGAACGATCACCTCGCCGTCCTCGAGATGCTGGTGCGCATCCGCGGCGCGCTGGCCGCGGCCGGCCAGGTGCCGAGCCTGGCCCTGACCCGGGCGATCGACCGCCTGACCCCGGCGGTGCGCTTCTTCCGCCTGGGCGACGGCAAGCTCGCCACCTTCCACGGCGCGCGGCCGGGCCGGACCGCCCATATCGACGATATTCTCGCCCTGGCGGCGCCGCGCGGCAAGGCGCCGGCGCGCCTGCCCCATATCGGCTTCGAGCGGCTGGAGGGGCGGAAATTCACCGTCCTGTTCGATGTCGGTGCGCCGCCGCCGCCGGGCCAGTCCGGTGCCGCCCATATCGCGCCGCTCGCCTTCGAGATGAGCGCGGGGCGCGACCGGCTGATCGTTTCCTGCGGCGCCGCGCCGGGCCGCGACGGCGACTGGCAGCGGGTGGGCCGGGCGACCGCCGCCCATTCGACCATGACCCTGGACGACCAGAATGCCTGGGTCCCGGTCGAGGACCGGGATATCGGCTTCCGCCCCGCGCTGCCGGCGATGGCGACCACCGCCACCCGCAACGAGGCGGAGGGCCAGATCTGGGTCGAGGCCAGCCATTCCGGCTATGGCCCCCGTCTCGGCCTCATTCACCGCCGCTCGATCTGGCTCGACGTCGAAGGCGGCGAGATCCGGGGCGAGGACCGGGTGGAGCCGCGCGGCCGGGCCCCCGGCCGCAGCCTGCCCTTCGCGCTGCGTTTCCACCTTGCCCCCGATGTCCGCGCCACCATGACCGGCGACGGGTCGAGCGTGCTGCTGCGCACGCCGTCCGGCGAGGGCTGGCAGTTCCGCGCCCTGGGCGGCCATGTCGCCCTCGATGAATCGGTCAGCATCGCCGATTACGGCCCGCCGCGCCGGGCCGAGCAGATCGCCGTCACCGGCTCGCTCGATGCCGGGCGGGCGACCTTGCGCTGGGGCTTGAAGCGGGTCGAGAAACAGGCCTGA
- a CDS encoding RsmB/NOP family class I SAM-dependent RNA methyltransferase has protein sequence MTDPAPAGLSPAGVAARFAALGLIEAVIARDLPLDEAVDQSAALPRLEPRDRAFAHALAAAAIRSWGFLHAVVDRCLDRPGGHLPDRLRAILALGAAQLLILKVPPHAAVGATVQLVDGGLARLKGLANAVLRRLDREGGTITAGLDRALLSTPDWLFQGWVAAYGAETAAAIAAAHQLEPPLDLTLKPGLDRADWAARLGAEVLPTGSLRLAGSGRVTDLPGYAEGAWWVQDAAAALPARLFGDVAGARVIDLCAAPGGKTAQLAAAGAVVTAVDQARGRVERLNENLARLGLAAETVVADVAAWRPADKVPFVLLDAPCSATGTLRRNPDIALHRGVEDTRALARIQGKLLRAAIDMLAPGGTLVFCTCSIEPREGPGVIETALGAGAPLRRAPIRPDEVPGLAAAINPAGDLRTLPSLWPERGGLDGFFASRLVRV, from the coding sequence ATGACCGATCCCGCCCCGGCGGGCCTGAGCCCTGCCGGCGTGGCCGCCCGCTTCGCCGCCCTCGGGCTGATCGAGGCGGTGATCGCCCGCGACCTGCCGCTTGACGAGGCCGTCGACCAGTCGGCGGCGCTGCCCCGGCTGGAGCCGCGCGACCGCGCCTTCGCCCATGCCCTGGCGGCGGCGGCGATCCGCTCGTGGGGCTTTCTGCATGCGGTGGTCGACCGCTGCCTGGACCGGCCGGGCGGCCATCTGCCCGACCGGCTGCGCGCCATTCTGGCCCTGGGCGCGGCCCAGCTCCTGATCCTCAAGGTGCCGCCCCATGCCGCGGTCGGCGCCACGGTGCAATTGGTCGACGGCGGCCTCGCCCGCCTCAAGGGGTTGGCCAATGCGGTGCTGCGCCGGCTGGACCGGGAAGGCGGGACGATCACCGCCGGCCTCGACCGTGCTCTCCTGTCGACGCCGGACTGGCTGTTCCAGGGCTGGGTCGCCGCCTATGGCGCCGAGACGGCGGCCGCCATCGCCGCCGCCCACCAGTTGGAGCCGCCCCTCGATCTGACCCTGAAGCCGGGGCTGGACCGGGCCGACTGGGCGGCGCGGCTGGGGGCCGAGGTCCTGCCCACCGGCTCGCTGCGCCTTGCCGGCAGCGGGCGGGTGACGGACCTGCCCGGCTATGCCGAGGGGGCGTGGTGGGTGCAGGATGCCGCCGCCGCCCTGCCGGCCCGCCTGTTCGGCGATGTCGCCGGCGCCCGGGTGATCGATCTCTGCGCCGCCCCGGGCGGCAAGACGGCGCAACTGGCCGCGGCCGGGGCCGTGGTCACGGCGGTCGACCAGGCCCGCGGGCGGGTGGAGCGCCTGAACGAAAACCTGGCCCGCCTCGGCCTTGCCGCCGAGACGGTGGTCGCCGATGTCGCCGCCTGGCGGCCGGCGGACAAGGTGCCCTTCGTCCTGCTCGATGCGCCGTGCAGCGCGACCGGCACCCTGCGCCGCAACCCGGATATCGCCCTGCACCGGGGCGTCGAGGATACCCGCGCCCTGGCCCGCATCCAGGGCAAGCTGCTGCGCGCCGCGATCGACATGCTGGCGCCCGGCGGCACCCTGGTCTTCTGCACCTGTTCGATCGAACCGCGCGAGGGCCCGGGGGTGATCGAGACCGCGCTCGGCGCCGGCGCGCCCTTGCGCCGCGCCCCCATCCGGCCCGACGAAGTGCCGGGGCTGGCGGCGGCGATCAACCCGGCCGGCGACCTCCGCACCCTGCCCAGCCTGTGGCCGGAGCGCGGCGGACTCGACGGATTTTTCGCCAGCCGGCTGGTTCGCGTCTGA
- a CDS encoding DegT/DnrJ/EryC1/StrS family aminotransferase, with the protein MAAPALALLGGPPVWSRGWPSWPLTGPATGRHLLDVLDSGRWAVSGPWTGRESWNRRFCRRFADYIGVRFCHTVDHGSSALLAAFLALDLGPGDEVIVPGLTWVACASAVLRVGATPVLVDISPDTLCLDPAAVEAAITPRSRCILMVHLYSCMADVEAIGALAARHGLAVVEDCAQAHGATWAGRRAGSFGRIAAFSMQQGKVLTAGEGGAVLTDDPVLADRLERLGSDGRRVSRTPPRPGRPDLDEVGGLQGMNLCLSEFQAALLCDGLDRLEAQTETRTTRAAGLDRALGALPLLETLRPHAGNDRRAYYHYAIRLAPAVTGQVTAARVCDALGAELGTWVHGPYTPLSRHPLFAPGTLRALPAGLPAPALPVAEAEAGRTVLLHHALLLAGEDAMAAIAEAFAKVLGRLDALAGA; encoded by the coding sequence ATGGCGGCCCCCGCCCTCGCCCTTCTCGGCGGCCCCCCGGTCTGGAGCCGCGGCTGGCCGTCCTGGCCGCTGACCGGCCCCGCCACCGGCCGGCACCTGCTCGACGTGCTCGATAGCGGGCGCTGGGCGGTCAGCGGCCCTTGGACCGGCCGGGAAAGCTGGAACCGGCGCTTCTGCCGGCGCTTTGCCGATTATATCGGCGTCCGCTTCTGCCACACGGTCGATCACGGCTCCTCCGCCCTTCTGGCCGCCTTCCTGGCCCTCGACCTCGGGCCGGGGGACGAGGTGATCGTGCCCGGGCTGACCTGGGTCGCCTGCGCCTCCGCCGTTCTCCGGGTCGGGGCGACGCCGGTCCTGGTCGATATTTCCCCGGATACGCTGTGCCTTGATCCGGCGGCGGTGGAAGCCGCGATCACGCCGCGCAGCCGCTGCATCCTGATGGTCCATCTCTACAGCTGCATGGCCGATGTCGAGGCGATCGGCGCGCTGGCCGCCCGCCACGGCCTTGCCGTGGTCGAGGATTGCGCCCAGGCCCATGGCGCCACCTGGGCCGGCCGCCGGGCCGGCAGCTTCGGCCGCATCGCCGCCTTCAGCATGCAGCAGGGCAAGGTGCTGACCGCCGGCGAGGGCGGCGCCGTCCTGACCGACGACCCGGTCCTTGCCGACCGGCTGGAGCGCCTGGGCAGCGACGGCCGGCGCGTAAGCCGCACCCCGCCCCGCCCGGGCCGGCCCGACCTCGATGAAGTCGGCGGGCTGCAAGGCATGAACCTGTGTCTTTCGGAGTTCCAGGCCGCCCTCCTCTGCGACGGCCTCGACCGGCTGGAGGCGCAGACCGAAACGCGGACCACCCGCGCCGCCGGCCTCGACCGCGCGCTCGGCGCCTTGCCCCTGCTCGAAACCCTGCGGCCCCATGCCGGCAACGACCGGCGGGCCTATTACCACTATGCCATCCGCCTCGCCCCCGCGGTTACCGGGCAGGTCACGGCCGCGCGCGTCTGCGATGCCCTGGGGGCCGAATTGGGGACCTGGGTCCATGGCCCCTACACGCCCCTATCCCGCCATCCCCTGTTCGCGCCCGGAACCCTGCGCGCCCTGCCCGCCGGCCTGCCCGCGCCGGCGCTGCCGGTGGCCGAGGCGGAGGCTGGCCGCACCGTCCTGCTCCATCACGCGCTCCTGCTGGCGGGGGAGGATGCGATGGCGGCCATCGCCGAAGCCTTCGCCAAGGTGCTCGGCCGGCTCGACGCGCTGGCGGGGGCGTGA
- a CDS encoding methyltransferase, with the protein MSVELHTVAPSAVGAWERGLDRWPVVFAVPKGLEGACAGIARREGQLRLKPLGPGFLQSDKTAAERLAAALRAAPLWSFGSFVLAGKLGEAGDAARAEQALNGAVEAFDLADQPYWLNCPKDESEAARRLGARLLASKTLRLRNVPSDYRLTLRLATVEGEVLLLLGPSISVKERFPYRRDDVGASINPVLAAAMVRLAPPAEGGLALDPTCGSGTLLAERLAFSGEAEALGIDISARAGQAFAANLQDRPGPFRFQLGNGADPELWAPCRTVLSNLPFGIRVRQPREELDALYTGVAKNAARFLVPGGRAIVTSSSKRLLDEAFARARDRLPVLARYRAEMGGLVYQIVVAARS; encoded by the coding sequence ATGAGCGTTGAACTGCACACCGTCGCGCCCTCGGCCGTCGGCGCCTGGGAGCGGGGGCTCGACCGCTGGCCGGTCGTCTTCGCCGTGCCCAAGGGGCTCGAAGGTGCCTGCGCCGGGATCGCCCGGCGCGAGGGGCAATTGCGCCTGAAGCCGCTCGGCCCCGGCTTCCTCCAGTCCGATAAAACGGCGGCCGAGCGTCTGGCCGCGGCGCTGCGCGCGGCGCCGCTCTGGTCCTTCGGCAGTTTCGTGCTGGCGGGAAAGCTCGGCGAGGCCGGCGACGCCGCCCGGGCCGAACAGGCGCTGAATGGGGCGGTCGAGGCGTTCGACCTCGCCGACCAGCCCTATTGGCTGAATTGCCCGAAGGATGAATCCGAGGCGGCCCGGCGCCTGGGCGCCAGGCTCCTGGCGTCCAAGACCCTGCGCCTGCGCAATGTCCCGTCGGATTACCGCCTCACCCTGCGGCTGGCGACGGTCGAGGGCGAGGTCCTGCTCCTGCTCGGGCCGTCGATCTCGGTCAAGGAGCGCTTTCCCTACCGGCGCGACGATGTCGGCGCCTCGATCAACCCGGTGCTGGCGGCGGCCATGGTGCGGCTGGCACCGCCGGCCGAGGGCGGCCTCGCCCTCGATCCGACCTGCGGCAGCGGCACATTGCTGGCCGAACGCTTGGCTTTCTCGGGCGAGGCGGAGGCGCTCGGCATCGATATCAGCGCCCGGGCCGGGCAGGCCTTCGCCGCCAATCTTCAGGACCGGCCGGGGCCGTTCCGCTTCCAGCTCGGCAATGGCGCCGATCCGGAACTCTGGGCGCCGTGCCGGACCGTGCTCTCCAACCTGCCGTTCGGCATCAGGGTGCGCCAGCCGCGCGAGGAACTGGACGCGCTCTATACCGGGGTGGCGAAGAATGCCGCCCGCTTCCTGGTGCCGGGCGGCCGCGCCATCGTCACCAGTTCGTCCAAGCGCCTGCTGGACGAGGCTTTCGCCCGCGCCCGCGACCGCCTGCCGGTCCTCGCCCGCTACCGCGCGGAAATGGGCGGCCTGGTCTACCAGATCGTGGTCGCCGCCCGTTCCTGA
- a CDS encoding class I SAM-dependent methyltransferase has product MTGRNATEIAAPWLDRLRRVPGWLEPAEALLLHELAGRQHRAGRCVELGSYQGRSALALASALPAGQRLLCVDTFAGSAEHQPGGAFFEPSTLAPDGTVSTLGLFRRHVAAAGLDDRVETWAMPSLAAAARFEGRVSLLFVDADHAYAGVSADLAAWRPHLGPGAVVVLHDVGDWEGPTRCAADLLAAGFSRLAQGGTALALAVPAGA; this is encoded by the coding sequence ATGACCGGCCGTAATGCGACAGAGATCGCCGCGCCCTGGCTCGACCGGCTGCGGCGGGTGCCGGGCTGGCTGGAGCCGGCGGAAGCCCTGCTCCTGCACGAGCTGGCCGGGCGCCAGCACCGGGCCGGCCGCTGCGTCGAACTCGGCAGTTACCAGGGGCGGTCCGCGCTGGCCCTGGCCTCGGCCCTGCCGGCCGGGCAGCGCCTGCTGTGCGTCGACACTTTCGCCGGTTCCGCCGAACACCAGCCCGGCGGCGCCTTCTTCGAGCCTTCGACCCTGGCGCCCGACGGCACGGTCAGCACCCTCGGCCTGTTCCGCCGCCATGTCGCGGCGGCGGGCCTCGACGACCGGGTGGAGACCTGGGCGATGCCGAGCCTGGCCGCCGCGGCCCGGTTCGAGGGGCGCGTCTCCCTGCTCTTCGTCGATGCCGATCATGCCTATGCCGGCGTCTCCGCCGATCTCGCCGCCTGGCGCCCGCACCTCGGCCCCGGGGCCGTGGTCGTGCTGCACGACGTCGGCGACTGGGAGGGGCCGACGCGCTGCGCCGCCGACCTGCTGGCCGCGGGCTTTTCCCGCCTCGCCCAGGGCGGCACCGCGCTGGCCCTGGCCGTGCCTGCGGGGGCATGA